The Oculatellaceae cyanobacterium genome segment AACAAGCAAGGCAATCAGGAAAAAACTGAACAAGTTGACCTGTTTTTACAGCGTTTGGCTTTACCAACAACACCTGCATTACCTCAGAAATAATAGCGGAGAATCGGTTTGTATTTGTATAGAGGAGAGGAGAAACCTATCCTGTAGGGGCGGGTTGGTAGAGAAAATCAAAGACTTACAGATCTCTTGGCTAAACCAGCCCCTAATAACTAATTGCTAATTGCTAACCGCTAACTGCTATATACTAACTGCTTAAATTTGGTAAGCGATTAATATCTTTGTTTGTTCCAATCACGACTATGGCTGAACCTTTATATAGTCGCTGGTCAGGATTTGGATTAATCTCAAACTTATCGTTGTAACTTACTGCTAACAAATTTAAACCATAATGGCTACGCAGTTTAAGTTCTGAAATAGTTTTGCCATCAAATTCATCAGGAACAATAAGTTCAACAATACTGTTTTCAGGATCTAGATCAAATCGGTCTAAAATAGCTGGTTTAGTAAGCGATCGCGCTAAGACACATCCAGCTTCATTTTCAGGAAAAACTACCAGATCTGCCCCAACTCTTTTTAACAATTTAACGTGAATATCAGATGAAGCTTTTGCTACTACATGAGGTACGCCAGCTTCTTTAATATTGAGTGTAGTAATAATACTTTCTTGTAAATAGTTACCAATAGCAACAATTACTGTATCAAACTCAAAAATTCCTGCTTCTTTCAATGCTGAGGGCTGAGTAGAATCCAATTGTATGGCATGATCGGCAATCTTATCATTCAAGACTTGAGCAACTGTTTTTTCATTAACATCAGTTCCTAATACTTCATATCCTAATTCGCGCAATGTCGAACATACAGCCCTACCAAAACGTCCTAACCCAATAACAGCAAATTGTTGCTTATCTTTGCCTAAACTGCTAAAAAATCTTAATCCTGATAAATTCACGCTCTCACCTCTGAGTTGTACTCTAAAAACTATTAAATTACCCAACAATGAAGTTTTCTTCTGGATAACGAATAACGCTAGGTTTCGGATCTCCTAAAATAGCTGACATCAAAAGTAAAACGCCTACTCTCCCAGCGTACATAGTAAGAATTAAAACTAATTTTGCTACAGGTGATATAGTAGCAGTAATTCCAGTTGATAGACCAACGGTAGCAAAGGCTGAAACTACCTCAAACAAAATTTGGATAAAATTTAACTCTGGCTCAGTCAGTGCAATTATTATTGTTGCTAAAACCACTGTTCCAA includes the following:
- a CDS encoding TrkA family potassium uptake protein — encoded protein: MNLSGLRFFSSLGKDKQQFAVIGLGRFGRAVCSTLRELGYEVLGTDVNEKTVAQVLNDKIADHAIQLDSTQPSALKEAGIFEFDTVIVAIGNYLQESIITTLNIKEAGVPHVVAKASSDIHVKLLKRVGADLVVFPENEAGCVLARSLTKPAILDRFDLDPENSIVELIVPDEFDGKTISELKLRSHYGLNLLAVSYNDKFEINPNPDQRLYKGSAIVVIGTNKDINRLPNLSS